In Acidobacteriota bacterium, the DNA window ACGACTTCGCCTGGCGGTACTCGAACCCGCCCTTCAGGGAGTGGGCCCCCCGCATCCAGGTGAGGGTGTCGGAGAACGACCAGCGCGGGTCCACGCCGCCCCAGGTGGTGGGGAGGTTGCCGCGGCTGCCGTACGGATGGCTCGAGCTGGACTGGAAGAACCAGTTCATCGTATCCGTGGCGAACTCCATCGAGCCGCTGCCGGCGCCGATGACGAGCGGGTATCCCGTGTAGTTCGGGAAGTTCTCCGCCGTGGTCGGCATGAGGTAATCGAGGATCTCCCTCATCTTGTCGCCGTTCTTCGGATTGGTCAGAGCCTCGCGCGTGTGGGTGCGCGTGCGCGAGAGCCCGAAGCGGAACTCGTTGAGGAGCGTCGGCCGCAGGGTCGACGTCAGCGAGATGGTGAAGCTCTGCGGGTTGCGGTCCACGGCGCCGCCGTAGCCGTTCGGCCAGGTCGCATAGGCGTCCTCGCCGTAGTCGCTTTCGTAGGTGTACGTCCCGCTCGCGCGGTGCGCGTTGTTGATGTTGTGGTCGATCTTCATCGTGATCGACTTGCGCTCGTTGTCCTCGCCCGAGCCGAACACCGTGTCGCTGCCGTGCAGCACGCGCGTCCACTTGTGCGAGGCCACGTTGAAGCCGTCGCCGGTGTCGAACGCGTTCGCCCGCGGCATCATGTCCGTGAAGCGCTCGATGTAGCCGCTCGCGTCGTACCCGTTGCGGTACTGGTCCCACGCCGTGTCGGGCACAACGCCGGTGTTGGTCGCGGAGAAGTTGAACTGCGAGCAGTTGAGCGGATCGGCCGCGATCTGCGCCCGCGCCTCGTTCGTCAGCTGCCCGAACACGCTCTCGTACCTCAGCTCGGAGGTGACCGTCTCATCCTTCAGGTCCCCCCCCGTGTAGGTGTAGTCGTAGATGGGGGTGCCGTCGGCGTTGACCACGTTGCGCGTGGGCGTCGTCCCGTATTCCTGGACGAACAGCTCCGGGTTGTTGGCGGTGTTCACCCAGCCATCCAGGTAGCGGAAGATCCCCTTGCGCGCGCAGTCGGTCAGCACGCGCGGGTTCGCAACCGCCTTGGAGCGGACGATCTGCTGGTCCCAGGTCGCGAAGAAGAAGGTCCTGTTCTTGATGATCGGGCCGCTGGCGCTGAGGGTGTAATTGTTGAGGTTGCGCCAGTCGGTCGATTCGCCGTTACGCTTCTTGTACCACTCCACGGCGTCCAGGGCGGTGTTCTGGATGTTCCAGACCCCCGACCCGTGAAACGCGTTGGCGCCCGACTTGGTCAGGATCTGCACCTGTCCCGCGCCGCGCCCCATCTCCGCGTCCACCGGGGAGAGCACCATCTTGAACTCGCCCACCATTTCCTGGTTGATGCGGATGGGCGACACGATGCCGGAATTGTAGCGGACTTCATTCACCGTGATCCCGTCACGCTGAATGTTGATGTTCCCGGCGGCTACGCCGGCGAACGTCTGGGTGTTGTTCTGAAAGATGGGGTCTTCGGCCTTGACCACGCCGCCCATCACGTTGATGAGGTCCATCACGTCATTCGAGGCCAGAGGCAGCTCGGTGACCGATTCCTGCTGGAGCACGGTCCCGGTGGAGGACCCCGATTCCAGCATCAAGTTCTCGGCGCTGGTGAAGACCTCGACTTCCGTCTCCACCCCCGCCACTACCAATTCGAAGTTCAACCGGACCTGTGAACCCAGTCCCAGTTTGACATCCGTCTTGTTGGCTGTCTGAAAACCGTTCATTTCCGCAACCACCTGGTAAACACCAGGCTGTAGGCTGGGGAAATTGTAGATGCCCGCGTTGTTGGCCACCGTCTTCGATACCACGCCGGTCTGGGTGTTGGTTGCCGTGATATTGGCACCCGGTAGCACCGCCTGCGAGGTGTCCATGACCGTCCCGCCGATGGTGCTGGCGGATTGTCCGAACGCCTGCGCGACCAGCAGCAGGGGCAGCAGCGCAATCGCGAGGATCGCTTTCCTCATGCTGTTTCTACTGGAGATTCGTAGTGTCACTTCGTAAAACAACTCCTTAGACTTGCACTCCGGCCAGGGCAGGAGGTGGGTTAGCAAAACAATGCTCTTGCGGCCCTTCTTCCCCAAA includes these proteins:
- a CDS encoding TonB-dependent receptor — its product is MRKAILAIALLPLLLVAQAFGQSASTIGGTVMDTSQAVLPGANITATNTQTGVVSKTVANNAGIYNFPSLQPGVYQVVAEMNGFQTANKTDVKLGLGSQVRLNFELVVAGVETEVEVFTSAENLMLESGSSTGTVLQQESVTELPLASNDVMDLINVMGGVVKAEDPIFQNNTQTFAGVAAGNINIQRDGITVNEVRYNSGIVSPIRINQEMVGEFKMVLSPVDAEMGRGAGQVQILTKSGANAFHGSGVWNIQNTALDAVEWYKKRNGESTDWRNLNNYTLSASGPIIKNRTFFFATWDQQIVRSKAVANPRVLTDCARKGIFRYLDGWVNTANNPELFVQEYGTTPTRNVVNADGTPIYDYTYTGGDLKDETVTSELRYESVFGQLTNEARAQIAADPLNCSQFNFSATNTGVVPDTAWDQYRNGYDASGYIERFTDMMPRANAFDTGDGFNVASHKWTRVLHGSDTVFGSGEDNERKSITMKIDHNINNAHRASGTYTYESDYGEDAYATWPNGYGGAVDRNPQSFTISLTSTLRPTLLNEFRFGLSRTRTHTREALTNPKNGDKMREILDYLMPTTAENFPNYTGYPLVIGAGSGSMEFATDTMNWFFQSSSSHPYGSRGNLPTTWGGVDPRWSFSDTLTWMRGAHSLKGGFEYRQAKSWQENNGAGGFVNSANTFPSVRGGTINTSAYEPGTFSSLAEGSWEGMAGLDDSSVTGSYPNAYALLTYFAGSVGNIRQYFYANSAEDLTWNDPSQGELNQIVDLRNREFSFFFKDDWKVNNSLTLNLGFRYEYYGIPWENSGMTAALAGGSSSLWGISGGDFSTWMPADPAAQQEGDLTAYQFVGPNSPNPDISPWNKDQNNFAPHVGFAWQLPWFGKGKTTLRGGYSV